GATATGGGCGTTGATGTCCGGACATTGGGTATCGCCGATGTGATGACCCCCGGCGGAATTCGCGTTCGTCCAGGCACGCTGGCAGTGGATGTTCTCAACCTGATGCAGTCGCGCCACATCACCGCGGTAATGGTTGCCGATGGCGACCAACTGCTGGGTGTGGTACATATGCATGATCTGCTACGCGCTGGCGTAGTGTAATGAAGGATAAGACAATGAGTAATGCGGGTGCATCCCTTGCAACCTGTTATGGCCCGGTGAGTGCCCACATGATGGCGCAGGCGGAAAAGATCCGTCTGCTGATCCTGGATGTCGATGGCGTCCTCTCCGATGGCTTGATTTATATGGGCAATAATGGCGAAGAGCTGAAAGCATTTAATGTTCGTGATGGTTACGGTATTCGCTGCGCGCTCACATCGGGCATCGAAGTTGCTATCATCACCGGACGGAAGGCTAAACTGGTAGAAGACCGCTGTGAAACACTGGGCATTACCCATCTGTATCAGGGACAATCCGATAAGATGGTCGCGTTCAGGGATTTACTGACGAAACTGTCCATCGCGCCAGAACATGTTGCCTACGTCGGCGACGATCTGATCGACTGGCCAGTCATGGCTGAAGTGGGCCTGAGTATCGCGGTCGCGGATGCACATCCGCTGTTGATCCCGCGTGCCGACTACGTTACCCATATCAACGGTGGTCGTGGTGCTGTCCGTGAAGTATGCGATTTACTGCTGCTGGCGCAGGGTAAGCTTGATGAGGCCAAAGGGCAATCGATATGAGTAAAACCAGACGTTGGGTTATCATTCTGCTTTCACTTGTTGCATTGATCCTGATTGGCGTGAACCTTGCTGACCGTGACGATACGCCAACAGAAGTGGTCAACACTAATGATCCAACATATAAAAGCGATCACAGTGACACCGTGGTCTATAGCCCGGAAGGTGCGCTGAACTATCGCCTGATTGCCCAGCATGTTGAATATTTTTCGGAGCAAGGTGTTTCGTGGTTTACCCAGCCGGTAATGACTACCTTTGATACCGATAAAACACCGACATGGTCGATTAAAGCTGACAGAGCAAAATTGACAAATGACCGTATGCTTTATCTGTATGGTCATGTTGAGGTCAATGCCCTGACCGCAGACTCTCAACTGCGCAAAATTACTACGGATAATGCCCAGATCAACCTGGTCACTCAGGATGTCACTTCGCAGGATCTGGTCACATTGTACGGTACAACATTTAATTCCAGCGGTCTGAGAATGCGCGGGAACTTACGCAGCAAAAACGCCGAGCTGATTGAAAAGGTTAGAACCTCCTATGAAATTCAAAACAAACAAACTCAGCCTTAATTTCGTGATTGCCAGCGCACTGCTGGCCGCCAGTCTTCCCGCGCTTGCTGTGACTGGTGATACCGAACAACCGATTCATATTGAATCCGACACTCAGTCGCTTGATATGCAGGGTAACGTCGTCACCTTCACTGGCAACGTCGTCATGACCCAGGGCACAATCAAAATTAATGCCGATAAAGTGGTCGTCACCCGTCCGGGCGGCGAGCAGGGCAAAGAAATTATTGATGGCTATGGCAACCCTGCCACCTTCTATCAAATGCAGGATAACGGTAAGCCAGTAAAAGGCCGCGCCACACATATGCACTATGAGCTGGCGAAAGACCTTGTCATCCTGACAGGTAATGCTTATCTGGAACAACTGGATAGCAATATCACCGGTGACAAAATCACCTATCTGGTGAAAGAGCAGAAGATGCAAGCGTCCAGCGAGAAAGGCAAACGCGTGACAACCGTGCTTGTTCCATCACAGCTGCAGGACAAAGGCCAAAGCCAGGCCCCGGCACAGAAGAAGAGTAACTAATTCGTTATGGCAACATTAACTGCA
This sequence is a window from Enterobacter sp. RHBSTW-00994. Protein-coding genes within it:
- the kdsC gene encoding 3-deoxy-manno-octulosonate-8-phosphatase KdsC codes for the protein MSNAGASLATCYGPVSAHMMAQAEKIRLLILDVDGVLSDGLIYMGNNGEELKAFNVRDGYGIRCALTSGIEVAIITGRKAKLVEDRCETLGITHLYQGQSDKMVAFRDLLTKLSIAPEHVAYVGDDLIDWPVMAEVGLSIAVADAHPLLIPRADYVTHINGGRGAVREVCDLLLLAQGKLDEAKGQSI
- the lptC gene encoding LPS export ABC transporter periplasmic protein LptC → MSKTRRWVIILLSLVALILIGVNLADRDDTPTEVVNTNDPTYKSDHSDTVVYSPEGALNYRLIAQHVEYFSEQGVSWFTQPVMTTFDTDKTPTWSIKADRAKLTNDRMLYLYGHVEVNALTADSQLRKITTDNAQINLVTQDVTSQDLVTLYGTTFNSSGLRMRGNLRSKNAELIEKVRTSYEIQNKQTQP
- the lptA gene encoding lipopolysaccharide ABC transporter substrate-binding protein LptA — its product is MKFKTNKLSLNFVIASALLAASLPALAVTGDTEQPIHIESDTQSLDMQGNVVTFTGNVVMTQGTIKINADKVVVTRPGGEQGKEIIDGYGNPATFYQMQDNGKPVKGRATHMHYELAKDLVILTGNAYLEQLDSNITGDKITYLVKEQKMQASSEKGKRVTTVLVPSQLQDKGQSQAPAQKKSN